One segment of Fervidobacterium sp. DNA contains the following:
- a CDS encoding STAS domain-containing protein: MEIIIIEPDIVKFVLPEEIELTNSQEIKRKVYENTFEKGYKKILLDFSKTKYIDSTGLGVVIMIHKQSLMNAGTTAIINIDSNLRNLFKMTALDRIFNIFDDEKSAVSFLKL; encoded by the coding sequence ATGGAAATAATTATTATTGAACCAGATATAGTTAAGTTCGTCTTGCCAGAAGAGATTGAATTGACAAACTCACAGGAGATCAAAAGAAAAGTATATGAAAATACATTCGAAAAAGGATACAAAAAGATTCTACTTGACTTTTCTAAAACAAAATACATTGACAGTACAGGCTTGGGAGTGGTTATCATGATACATAAACAATCATTGATGAATGCAGGAACCACAGCAATTATAAATATTGATAGTAACCTGAGAAACCTGTTTAAAATGACAGCCCTTGATAGAATTTTCAATATCTTTGATGATGAAAAAAGTGCGGTTAGTTTTTTGAAATTATAA
- a CDS encoding STAS domain-containing protein: protein MYTFTEQFGVAIVSLNGEISMQNAMNLRNWVVENLIKKGKAKIVFDLSNVSAVDSFGLGTFVSLYKTALSSNGMIVFANANESIKKLLVMTALDKVIKNYSSTMEAVNSIK from the coding sequence ATGTATACGTTTACAGAACAGTTTGGAGTCGCTATAGTTTCTTTGAACGGTGAGATAAGCATGCAAAATGCTATGAATTTAAGAAACTGGGTTGTTGAGAATCTTATTAAAAAAGGGAAAGCAAAAATTGTGTTCGATTTGAGTAACGTAAGTGCTGTGGATAGTTTTGGACTCGGTACTTTCGTAAGTTTGTATAAAACGGCACTTTCTTCAAATGGCATGATTGTATTTGCAAATGCGAATGAAAGTATAAAAAAGTTACTTGTAATGACTGCACTCGATAAAGTCATTAAAAACTATAGTTCGACTATGGAAGCTGTTAATAGTATAAAATGA
- the rpiB gene encoding ribose 5-phosphate isomerase B, with protein MKIAIGSDHAAFELKEKVKEYLINKGFEIVDCGTYSIESVDYPDYAKKVSEKVVNKECVFGILMCGTGIGMSIAANKIKGIRAALCLFPDMAAYARRHNNANVLVLPGRLMGIELAKWTVDAFLNSSFEGGRHERRVKKIEELEG; from the coding sequence ATGAAAATAGCTATTGGAAGTGACCACGCAGCGTTCGAACTAAAAGAAAAGGTTAAAGAATACCTTATCAATAAAGGTTTTGAGATTGTGGATTGTGGTACATATTCCATAGAAAGTGTAGACTATCCTGACTACGCTAAGAAAGTTTCGGAAAAAGTGGTTAACAAAGAATGTGTTTTCGGTATATTAATGTGTGGAACAGGTATAGGCATGTCAATAGCCGCAAATAAGATCAAAGGAATAAGGGCTGCATTATGTCTTTTTCCAGACATGGCGGCATATGCTAGAAGACACAACAACGCAAATGTACTTGTACTTCCAGGCAGGCTCATGGGTATAGAGCTGGCAAAATGGACAGTTGATGCCTTTTTGAATTCTTCTTTTGAAGGTGGAAGGCACGAAAGAAGGGTAAAGAAGATTGAAGAACTTGAGGGATGA
- a CDS encoding histone deacetylase family protein translates to MKNLRDDIAFCSQLNRFFLPKKEIDNGKFVRNPECPSRLSLVDKFLRAHFQEVSLSAFPESVLLLAHDEGYVSYIKNKSSKILEGEYLPEVFFVDPIFDTGTPIKKETYQAAFLSVEATLTAVEYSLKNSKVTYVLTRPPGHHAMKRYGGGYCYFNNAAVAARYLEGKGLRVAILDIDFHHGNGTQDIFYDDPEVLYVSIHGDPKVFYPWYSGYPNETGIGKAESTNLNIPLPEGTNFSEYKIALKKAYDKIKDFGPDFFILSFGTDTHINDPVGRFSLVDKDYIEIGKLISKLAERVSGSIIVHEGGYNSKANLNAVRNFITGFLS, encoded by the coding sequence TTGAAGAACTTGAGGGATGATATTGCTTTTTGCTCTCAGTTAAACAGGTTTTTCTTACCAAAAAAGGAGATAGACAACGGAAAATTTGTTAGGAATCCTGAATGTCCTTCAAGACTTTCGTTAGTAGATAAGTTCTTAAGAGCGCATTTTCAGGAAGTAAGCTTATCCGCTTTTCCTGAAAGTGTGCTTTTGCTTGCACACGACGAAGGCTATGTATCATACATAAAGAACAAATCAAGCAAGATATTAGAGGGTGAATACCTACCAGAAGTCTTCTTTGTCGATCCAATATTTGATACGGGTACACCGATAAAGAAAGAAACCTATCAAGCTGCATTTCTTTCGGTTGAAGCTACCTTAACGGCCGTAGAGTATTCATTGAAAAATTCTAAGGTTACTTACGTACTCACTAGACCTCCTGGACATCATGCAATGAAAAGATACGGTGGTGGTTATTGTTATTTCAATAACGCAGCAGTTGCCGCCCGCTATCTTGAAGGCAAAGGTTTAAGAGTAGCTATACTGGATATAGATTTCCACCATGGAAATGGTACGCAAGATATATTTTACGACGATCCTGAAGTATTGTATGTATCTATACATGGTGATCCAAAAGTCTTTTATCCATGGTACAGTGGTTATCCAAACGAAACGGGTATTGGAAAAGCAGAAAGTACGAATCTCAATATACCATTACCAGAGGGTACCAACTTTTCAGAATACAAAATTGCCTTGAAAAAAGCGTACGATAAAATAAAAGATTTTGGCCCAGATTTTTTCATACTTTCATTTGGCACTGACACACATATAAACGATCCTGTCGGAAGATTTTCACTTGTTGATAAGGACTATATAGAAATCGGAAAGTTAATTTCTAAACTTGCAGAAAGAGTTAGCGGTTCAATAATAGTTCACGAAGGTGGATACAATTCAAAAGCAAATTTGAACGCAGTGAGAAACTTTATAACAGGTTTTTTGAGTTAA
- a CDS encoding GatB/YqeY domain-containing protein, with translation MTMKEKIMSDMKEAMRNKDELKLRVLRSIKTAIGYFEVEGEKKEATDDDIAKIILKEIKKRQESVEAYRQAGREDLAHLEEEELKILQQYAPKMLSREEIQAIANQVIIELNATKNDFGKVMKEVMSRVKGSADGKIVNEVVKELLS, from the coding sequence ATGACCATGAAAGAAAAAATAATGTCAGATATGAAAGAAGCCATGAGGAATAAGGATGAACTGAAATTAAGAGTTTTAAGATCCATAAAAACAGCTATCGGATATTTTGAGGTTGAAGGTGAGAAAAAAGAGGCCACGGATGATGACATAGCCAAGATAATACTCAAAGAAATTAAGAAAAGACAAGAGTCTGTAGAAGCTTACAGACAAGCAGGCAGAGAAGATTTAGCTCATTTAGAAGAAGAGGAACTAAAAATACTCCAACAATATGCACCTAAGATGCTTTCTCGTGAAGAAATACAAGCCATAGCTAATCAAGTAATAATTGAACTGAACGCAACCAAAAACGATTTTGGAAAGGTTATGAAAGAAGTAATGAGCAGAGTAAAGGGTTCAGCCGACGGAAAAATTGTAAACGAAGTAGTCAAGGAGTTGCTCTCTTGA
- a CDS encoding radical SAM protein has protein sequence MRKNLKIYPIFLPNAGCKTRCVFCNQRIMTGEVYPDIYVLKEKDIKFVDEIAFYGGTFTSLPLEVMVEFLSLFPEIPKRISTRPDAVNKETLSFLKAHNVKTIEIGVESLDNEVLTASNRGYNAETVIETLKLIESDFQVIVHLMVGLPKDTKEKSIETVRTLLNLNVKQYRIHPTIVFKDTELEKMLQSNLYSPLSMEQALDTVSDMVILIESNGGNVLRIGYHIPQSQLRFVVAGPYHPAFGDMLRAYLVRKIIKGLGIKKIIYPEKFEPWFNAYGNNKLLIEREKVNLKEGKLFLDNLSYEEALKIYVVKYVDTKQITVEHLDEVIK, from the coding sequence GTGAGGAAAAACTTGAAGATCTATCCGATATTTTTGCCAAATGCTGGTTGCAAAACACGTTGTGTGTTTTGTAATCAACGTATTATGACAGGAGAAGTATATCCAGATATTTATGTTCTCAAAGAAAAAGATATCAAATTTGTAGATGAAATAGCGTTCTATGGTGGCACTTTTACATCGTTACCGCTGGAAGTAATGGTCGAATTTCTTTCCTTATTCCCTGAAATTCCAAAAAGAATATCGACACGACCTGATGCCGTTAATAAAGAAACACTAAGCTTTTTAAAAGCACATAATGTGAAAACTATTGAGATAGGTGTTGAAAGCCTTGATAACGAGGTCCTCACAGCGTCCAACAGAGGATACAATGCAGAAACAGTTATTGAAACACTAAAGCTAATCGAATCAGATTTTCAAGTAATTGTACATCTAATGGTTGGACTGCCGAAAGACACTAAAGAAAAATCCATCGAAACAGTTAGAACTTTACTTAATCTAAACGTTAAACAGTACAGAATTCACCCTACTATTGTGTTTAAGGATACAGAATTGGAGAAGATGTTACAAAGTAATCTATATTCACCTTTGAGTATGGAGCAGGCCCTTGACACAGTAAGTGATATGGTCATTCTCATCGAAAGCAACGGTGGAAATGTTTTGAGAATAGGCTACCATATTCCCCAAAGTCAGTTGAGATTTGTCGTTGCTGGTCCGTATCATCCTGCATTTGGTGACATGCTCAGGGCATATTTAGTAAGGAAAATAATAAAAGGACTTGGCATAAAGAAAATCATCTATCCGGAAAAATTCGAACCGTGGTTTAATGCTTATGGCAACAACAAGTTATTGATAGAAAGAGAGAAGGTAAATTTAAAAGAAGGTAAATTATTTTTAGATAATCTATCCTATGAAGAAGCACTGAAGATTTATGTGGTGAAATACGTTGATACAAAGCAGATAACAGTTGAACATTTAGACGAGGTGATAAAGTGA
- a CDS encoding response regulator transcription factor codes for MEENKRIKLMIIEDDKKLRRLLEMELEHAGYEVISFESGLDALEEFKNEDPELVILDIMLPDIDGYEIADKMRKLNPDVIILMLTALGMKKDKLAGFEAGADDYITKPFDNEELLARIKALLRRKNISITKPIKVGNLEIYETQRKVVFNSKVVELSKTEFELLLYLVKNKDRVVSKEEILDAIWGIDYYGSDNTVEVYVNYIRKKLSPELIKTVRGVGYKLVGEAFETNN; via the coding sequence ATGGAAGAAAACAAGAGAATCAAATTAATGATTATAGAAGATGACAAAAAACTGAGAAGGTTACTTGAAATGGAACTGGAGCATGCTGGCTATGAAGTTATATCCTTTGAAAGCGGACTCGATGCCTTAGAAGAATTCAAAAACGAAGATCCAGAACTTGTAATATTGGACATCATGTTGCCTGATATAGATGGCTACGAAATTGCGGATAAGATGAGAAAACTTAATCCTGATGTAATTATATTGATGCTAACAGCACTTGGTATGAAAAAAGACAAACTTGCAGGTTTCGAAGCTGGTGCAGATGACTACATCACAAAACCATTTGACAATGAGGAATTATTGGCACGAATAAAAGCTCTTCTGAGGAGAAAAAATATATCGATCACAAAACCAATAAAAGTAGGAAATCTTGAAATATACGAAACTCAAAGAAAGGTTGTTTTTAACTCAAAAGTTGTGGAACTTAGTAAAACAGAATTTGAATTATTGCTATACTTGGTTAAGAACAAAGATAGAGTTGTGAGTAAAGAAGAGATACTTGATGCAATCTGGGGAATCGATTACTACGGCTCAGACAATACTGTAGAGGTCTATGTAAATTACATCAGAAAAAAACTATCACCGGAATTAATCAAAACCGTAAGAGGTGTGGGCTACAAACTGGTTGGTGAAGCGTTTGAAACTAACAACTAA
- a CDS encoding HAMP domain-containing histidine kinase — translation MKRLKLTTKLSLFNTIATILIVGTVLLIIYRYFSLIARRNIVSDMGNIERSVMILQTPFGAQYIVTRWDLYVAERENKSIINDPYGIGYVETEGFQKISDRNFYFVKFKTLVLGRDVTPTMKFLATIRTLFIFAVIFIATGVFASTYILSKKSVSDLKEFIANIESLGGSDLSYRVKVKPKSSEVSELVSKFNDLMNRIERSYKAQESFVSAVSHELRTPVTNLTGYVNLLKRWGLKDENVLVEAINAIEESSKEIKEIIENMLLIAKVETLTEEKIHLKHFVEDLVYHKFKDKSISIEGSGLISSNKEGLGIIITIILDNALIHGAPPFIVRLFDNLIEIENHGEKIPDEDLEKIFNRFYKGKKSNGTGLGLYIAKEIANKLGLKIVVESTVEKTVFRIVKETRETHSS, via the coding sequence GTGAAGCGTTTGAAACTAACAACTAAACTTTCGCTTTTCAATACAATAGCAACTATACTAATTGTTGGTACAGTGCTCTTAATAATATACAGATACTTTTCTCTGATTGCCCGCAGAAACATAGTAAGTGACATGGGAAATATTGAGAGATCGGTAATGATTCTCCAGACTCCATTTGGAGCACAATATATAGTGACACGATGGGATCTGTACGTTGCAGAAAGAGAAAATAAAAGTATCATCAATGACCCTTATGGGATAGGATACGTTGAAACAGAAGGCTTTCAAAAAATATCTGACAGAAATTTTTATTTTGTAAAGTTCAAAACACTGGTGTTGGGAAGAGATGTCACACCCACTATGAAGTTCTTAGCAACTATTAGAACACTTTTCATTTTTGCTGTAATCTTCATAGCGACTGGTGTTTTTGCATCCACTTATATCCTCTCAAAAAAAAGTGTTAGCGATTTGAAAGAGTTTATAGCAAATATAGAATCGTTAGGTGGAAGTGACTTATCGTATCGCGTAAAAGTCAAACCGAAAAGCTCAGAAGTCTCGGAACTGGTTTCAAAATTCAATGATTTGATGAATAGGATAGAACGTTCATACAAAGCGCAAGAATCGTTTGTATCAGCTGTATCGCATGAACTAAGAACCCCTGTTACCAACTTGACTGGATACGTAAATCTACTAAAAAGATGGGGACTTAAGGACGAAAATGTATTAGTAGAGGCAATCAATGCAATAGAAGAAAGTAGTAAGGAAATCAAAGAAATAATAGAAAACATGTTGCTAATAGCAAAAGTAGAAACTTTGACAGAAGAGAAAATACATCTAAAACATTTTGTTGAGGACCTGGTATACCATAAATTCAAAGACAAAAGTATATCAATCGAGGGCAGCGGATTAATAAGTTCAAATAAAGAGGGGCTTGGTATAATAATTACTATAATTTTAGACAACGCTCTTATTCATGGTGCACCACCTTTTATAGTAAGACTCTTTGATAATTTAATTGAAATAGAAAATCACGGAGAAAAAATACCAGATGAAGATTTGGAAAAGATATTTAACAGATTTTACAAAGGCAAAAAGTCAAATGGAACAGGTTTAGGTCTTTATATAGCAAAAGAAATTGCAAATAAGCTTGGATTAAAAATTGTTGTTGAAAGCACAGTAGAAAAAACAGTTTTCAGGATAGTCAAAGAAACAAGGGAAACGCACAGTTCTTAA
- a CDS encoding cyclic 2,3-diphosphoglycerate synthase, whose protein sequence is MEKRRRVIILGAAGRDFHNFNTFFRNNPDYEVVAFTATQIPDIAGRVYPPELAGSLYPNGIPIEDEANLPELIKKYDVDEVILAYSDLPHQYVMERAAIALACGADFKLMGPKATTVQSTKPVVSVCAVRTGCGKSQTTRRVLDILRSKGMKVISVRHPMPYGDLVAQKVQRFADYSDLDKHNCTIEEREEYEPHIDRKSVIYAGVDYEAILRSAEAENPDVILWDGGNNDFPFYKSDLKIVVVDPHRPGHEITYYPGMANLLMADVIVINKEETANREDIETVRKNIARWNPKAIVIDAASPIFVDDPAIIRGKKVLVVEDGPTLTHGDMRYGAGYVAAKRFGAKQIIDPRPYAVGSIIDTYNKYNHLDVILPAMGYGEKQIKELEETINKSDADVVIIGTPIDLRRVMHINKPAVRVRYELQEIGEPTLEQVLTEFLKQKGLLK, encoded by the coding sequence ATGGAGAAAAGAAGGAGAGTTATCATTCTTGGTGCTGCAGGTAGAGACTTTCACAATTTCAACACGTTTTTCAGAAACAACCCAGATTACGAAGTTGTAGCGTTTACAGCTACGCAAATACCGGATATAGCGGGACGAGTTTATCCTCCAGAACTTGCTGGTTCACTCTATCCAAATGGTATTCCTATAGAAGATGAAGCAAACTTACCAGAACTTATTAAAAAGTACGATGTTGATGAAGTTATCCTTGCCTACAGTGATTTGCCACATCAGTATGTTATGGAAAGAGCCGCTATTGCTTTAGCATGTGGGGCTGATTTCAAACTTATGGGGCCGAAAGCCACAACTGTTCAATCGACAAAACCAGTTGTTTCCGTTTGCGCTGTAAGGACAGGTTGTGGAAAAAGTCAAACAACCAGAAGAGTTCTCGACATCCTTAGAAGTAAAGGGATGAAAGTAATTTCGGTAAGACACCCAATGCCATATGGTGATTTAGTAGCACAGAAAGTTCAAAGATTTGCTGATTACTCAGATCTTGACAAGCATAACTGCACAATCGAAGAACGTGAAGAATATGAACCACACATCGATAGAAAAAGTGTGATTTACGCTGGAGTAGATTATGAAGCGATTTTAAGATCTGCTGAGGCTGAAAATCCGGATGTTATCTTGTGGGATGGAGGAAATAACGATTTTCCATTTTACAAGTCGGATCTTAAGATAGTAGTTGTAGATCCACATAGACCAGGTCACGAAATTACATATTACCCTGGTATGGCAAACTTACTTATGGCCGATGTGATTGTTATTAACAAAGAAGAGACAGCAAATAGAGAAGACATTGAAACTGTAAGAAAGAATATTGCAAGATGGAATCCAAAAGCTATTGTTATTGATGCCGCATCTCCGATATTTGTTGACGATCCTGCGATAATTAGAGGTAAGAAAGTTCTCGTTGTTGAAGATGGTCCAACCCTAACGCACGGTGATATGAGGTACGGTGCAGGTTACGTTGCGGCAAAAAGATTCGGTGCTAAACAAATCATTGATCCAAGACCTTATGCTGTTGGTTCAATTATTGATACTTACAATAAGTACAACCATCTTGATGTGATACTTCCAGCAATGGGATATGGTGAGAAACAAATTAAGGAATTAGAAGAAACGATAAATAAATCAGATGCAGATGTTGTTATTATCGGCACTCCTATTGACTTGAGAAGGGTTATGCACATCAACAAACCTGCTGTAAGAGTTAGATATGAACTTCAAGAAATAGGTGAACCAACGCTTGAACAGGTACTTACAGAATTTTTAAAACAGAAAGGACTTTTAAAATAA
- a CDS encoding maltose ABC transporter substrate-binding protein: MRKVLTVVLAVLFVFLAFAQAKKITIWTSEAQVPILKKLADQYKAKYGVQVDVVQVNFGDIKSKFLTAAPAGEGPDIIVGAHDWVGELVVNGLLEPINLPEREKYFPTPLQGFTYGGKLYGVPYAFDGPAIIYNKDYVKTPPKTWDELIAMAKKIEKDYGGEVRGFIYDYKNFYFSSFAFFGMGGYVFGTDKSGKLNVKDVGLANAGAIEGLKLIKRLVDEKVLTSGDNYNTMDGLFKDGLAAMILNGPWAVPGYKQAGINFDVAPIPTLPGGKNPKPFFGAQGFMVNAKSKNKLFALDFLTKFIATKDVMFQIWQADPRCPSRSDVNELVMQKDPLTKKFADFLGTYGLPMPNVPEMAAVWGAMGDALAKALDQGVPAEKALSDAVAQIKAQIK, translated from the coding sequence ATGAGAAAAGTTTTGACAGTAGTTCTTGCTGTATTGTTTGTCTTCTTGGCATTTGCACAAGCTAAGAAGATTACTATTTGGACCTCTGAAGCACAAGTTCCTATCCTTAAGAAACTTGCAGATCAGTACAAAGCAAAGTATGGTGTTCAAGTTGATGTTGTTCAAGTAAATTTCGGAGACATCAAATCCAAGTTTTTGACGGCAGCTCCAGCAGGTGAAGGTCCAGATATAATCGTTGGTGCTCATGACTGGGTTGGAGAACTCGTAGTAAACGGATTACTTGAGCCAATTAACCTTCCAGAAAGAGAAAAATACTTCCCAACACCACTTCAAGGTTTCACATACGGTGGAAAACTCTACGGTGTTCCATACGCATTTGATGGTCCAGCTATAATTTACAACAAGGATTATGTAAAAACACCACCAAAAACTTGGGACGAACTCATTGCCATGGCAAAGAAAATTGAAAAAGACTATGGCGGAGAAGTAAGAGGCTTTATTTACGATTACAAGAATTTCTACTTTAGTTCATTTGCATTCTTTGGTATGGGTGGATATGTTTTCGGAACAGACAAATCTGGAAAATTAAACGTCAAAGACGTCGGACTTGCAAACGCAGGTGCTATTGAAGGTTTGAAGCTTATAAAGAGACTTGTTGACGAAAAAGTACTTACATCTGGCGACAACTACAACACAATGGACGGACTTTTCAAAGACGGTCTTGCAGCTATGATTCTTAATGGTCCTTGGGCAGTACCTGGCTACAAACAAGCTGGTATAAACTTTGATGTTGCTCCAATTCCAACGCTTCCTGGCGGAAAGAATCCAAAACCATTCTTTGGAGCACAAGGTTTTATGGTTAATGCTAAGAGCAAAAATAAACTTTTTGCACTTGACTTCTTGACAAAATTCATCGCAACAAAAGACGTCATGTTCCAAATTTGGCAAGCGGACCCAAGATGTCCATCAAGATCTGACGTTAATGAACTTGTTATGCAAAAGGATCCATTGACAAAGAAATTTGCAGATTTTCTTGGTACATATGGTTTACCAATGCCAAACGTTCCAGAAATGGCAGCAGTTTGGGGAGCTATGGGAGACGCACTTGCAAAAGCACTTGACCAAGGTGTCCCAGCAGAAAAAGCTCTTTCTGATGCTGTTGCACAAATTAAGGCGCAAATCAAGTAA
- a CDS encoding ABC transporter permease subunit — protein MKFFKIVGWITLILFTIFGILAGIFLFGRGFYELSVTLFVLIFLIDFFIINPNGYPYRYMIPALILLFILVLYPITFTIRTAFTNYGTGHIMTRQEVVEKLLVDPIYTYTVDDGTKFKYSVYVKFEGTQPTKDFKIIVTDGQNIYVARDYKPLKTEAGELILGEAELVKLTDSGLKYERQQGKIELINDSGRIFKYFYSPEDPTTFINEEYFKYSILFPILSKIEFVDNAANRYSIRQNEMGKLLLYEIKHMYKLGLAEVIEKGKSVVKTVLINTSTGRPLIEENGTIYDINEKGEKVVVAGYISGYGFKNFTRIFTDPTVSGPFARIFVWNFTWAALSVLFTFVIGLILALVLNNPNLRGRAIYRSLLIIPWAIPAFISVLVWKNGFFNETYGIINKFIVTKLFNAEPIRWFNDPLWAKVAVLTVNTWLGFPYMMVVTLGALQSIPEDYYEAAAIDGATKWQRFWKITFPLLMTTVAPLLVGSFAFNFNNFVNIYLLTGGGPAMPNTTTPAGSTDILISYTYKLAFEGGRGQDFGFASAISILIFLIVGSLSFINFKLSGSFEEVNR, from the coding sequence ATGAAATTTTTTAAAATAGTAGGTTGGATTACCTTAATTTTGTTTACAATTTTTGGAATACTTGCTGGAATATTTTTATTCGGAAGAGGTTTTTATGAGTTATCAGTAACTCTTTTCGTATTAATATTCCTTATCGATTTTTTCATAATAAATCCAAATGGGTATCCTTATAGATACATGATACCTGCTCTCATATTGCTGTTCATACTTGTTCTTTATCCAATAACTTTTACAATAAGAACGGCATTTACGAATTACGGAACCGGGCACATAATGACAAGACAAGAAGTTGTTGAGAAACTACTCGTTGACCCAATCTACACTTACACCGTTGATGATGGAACAAAGTTTAAATACAGTGTATACGTAAAATTTGAAGGCACGCAGCCAACAAAAGATTTCAAAATAATTGTTACAGACGGACAAAACATCTATGTTGCAAGAGATTATAAACCACTAAAAACAGAAGCAGGTGAATTGATACTTGGCGAGGCAGAGTTGGTTAAATTGACAGATAGTGGTCTAAAGTACGAAAGACAGCAAGGAAAGATAGAATTGATTAACGATAGCGGAAGAATATTTAAATACTTTTACTCTCCTGAAGACCCGACGACTTTTATAAATGAAGAATATTTTAAATATTCAATTTTATTTCCAATCTTAAGCAAAATTGAATTTGTTGACAATGCTGCGAATAGATATTCAATAAGACAAAACGAAATGGGAAAGCTCCTACTTTACGAAATAAAACACATGTATAAACTTGGTTTGGCTGAAGTCATCGAGAAAGGTAAGAGTGTCGTTAAAACTGTGTTAATAAATACCTCTACAGGTAGACCTTTGATTGAGGAAAATGGTACTATTTATGACATAAATGAAAAGGGTGAAAAAGTTGTAGTAGCTGGCTACATTTCAGGATACGGATTTAAGAACTTCACTCGTATCTTTACAGACCCAACAGTTTCTGGACCATTCGCAAGAATTTTTGTTTGGAATTTTACATGGGCAGCTCTCAGCGTTTTATTTACCTTTGTCATAGGGCTAATTTTGGCACTCGTTTTGAACAACCCAAACCTTAGAGGAAGAGCAATCTATCGCTCACTTTTGATCATTCCATGGGCAATACCTGCTTTCATTTCGGTGCTGGTGTGGAAAAATGGATTCTTCAATGAAACATACGGAATCATAAACAAATTTATTGTCACGAAATTATTCAATGCTGAACCAATAAGATGGTTTAACGACCCGCTTTGGGCAAAAGTAGCAGTACTTACTGTAAACACTTGGCTTGGATTTCCATACATGATGGTTGTTACGCTTGGTGCGCTTCAAAGTATACCTGAAGATTACTACGAAGCGGCGGCGATAGATGGTGCTACCAAGTGGCAAAGATTCTGGAAAATCACATTTCCACTTTTAATGACGACAGTTGCCCCACTGCTTGTAGGAAGTTTTGCGTTTAATTTCAACAATTTTGTTAACATATATCTTCTTACCGGTGGTGGACCTGCAATGCCCAACACTACAACACCAGCTGGTTCTACCGACATACTCATCTCTTACACATACAAGCTTGCATTTGAAGGTGGTCGAGGACAAGACTTTGGATTTGCTTCTGCAATTTCCATTCTTATATTCCTTATTGTCGGAAGCTTGAGTTTCATAAACTTCAAACTATCTGGTTCGTTTGAAGAGGTGAATAGATAA